In Dermacentor andersoni chromosome 4, qqDerAnde1_hic_scaffold, whole genome shotgun sequence, the following proteins share a genomic window:
- the LOC126536755 gene encoding uncharacterized protein, giving the protein MLQRSIFENTEEARRTKRSFKMRHVSLLVAAVLLLTVEAQDPAARTYGSHHHSHQPHPNSHHPGHSHGSAGHHHQLDPLHPHALQSLLQGQGHQHSSVPAQVGSNVNTVPLMVCRIIQVPLARAPPSIVPKADSSSRPPQHVFQNIPSSIGNVVSRVMNPVVSLLHNASVWFNRTSHREHGHNAHHPHNFTALNHTAHHGQGHNVHHHRNFTAPKEHVVQEKLPPPGKMSPQPTRRCSRITSRPAIATETTATPSSAPVVTSAIPATELTTHANSSPTVTAPVLKSKLCGYAPTQSVPVPRAYPFTALGTVATSTDVPTPIPEESTSEIHEGITAAASTVLPTTSTAVSPSLPEDRAQGTASTLTAATLLAQSTTKPLPSRNEPVVSTYSPASDTTTSGSSVVTATSAVNSTVQRPTTVPLS; this is encoded by the exons ATGTTGCAACGCAGTATTTTTGAAAATACCGAGGAAGCACGACG GACCAAGCGGTCGTTCAAGATGCGCCACGTGTCATTGCTGGTGGCGGCCGTACTCCTACTCACGGTCGAAGCGCAAGATCCTGCCGCTCGAACATATGGCTCTCACCATCACAGTCACCAACCCCATCCTAACAGCCATCATCCTGGGCATAGCCATGGCTCCGCTGGTCACCACCATCAGCTCGACCCACTGCATCCTCACGCCTTGCAATCACTGCTTCAAGGGCAGGGCCACCAACATTCTTCAGTTCCCGCGCAAGTAGGGTCGAACGTCAACACGGTTCCACTCATGGTGTGTCGCATCATTCAGGTCCCTCTGGCCCGGGCTCCGCCTTCCATCGTTCCCAAGGCGGATTCCAGTTCCCGGCCGCCCCAGCACGTTTTTCAGAACATTCCTTCTTCAATTGGAAACGTCGTTAGCAGGGTTATGAACCCGGTGGTCTCCCTTCTGCACAATGCCTCAGTTTGGTTCAACCGCACATCCCATCGTGAACACGGCCACAATGCGCATCACCCCCACAATTTTACTGCTCTCAACCACACCGCTCATCACGGCCAGGGCCACAATGTGCATCACCACCGGAATTTCACTGCGCCGAAGGAGCACGTCGTTCAAGAGAAGCTCCCACCCCCCGGCAAGATGAGCCCCCAACCGACTCGACGTTGTTCAAGAATTACCTCTCGTCCAGCCATCGCAACTGAGACCACTGCAACGCCCAGCTCGGCACCCGTTGTGACAAGCGCGATCCCGGCTACGGAGTTGACCACTCATGCAAATTCGAGCCCCACGGTAACCGCACCTGTCCTGAAGAGCAAACTCTGCGGCTACGCCCCTACTCAGAGTGTTCCTGTTCCACGCGCTTACCCTTTCACTGCCCTGGGAACAGTTGCTACTTCGACAGATGTGCCTACTCCCATTCCTGAAGAAAGTACTTCGGAAATTCATGAAGGGATTACCGCTGCCGCAAGTACTGTCCTGCCTACCACTTCTACGGCTGTATCTCCTTCCCTACCTGAAGACCGAGCGCAAGGAACTGCTTCAACTTTGACTGCTGCCACACTGCTTGCTCAGTCCACTACGAAACCATTACCCAGCCGTAATGAACCAGTGGTCTCTACTTATTCCCCAGCCTCGGATACTACCACCTCAGGGTCTTCTGTTGTGACCGCAACCTCGGCGGTTAATAGTACCGTGCAGAGGCCAACGACTGTGCCACTTTCGTAA